A section of the Microbulbifer pacificus genome encodes:
- the lpxB gene encoding lipid-A-disaccharide synthase, protein MLAGEASGDILGAGLIAALKKRFSAVEVRGIAGPRMQALGAESMFPMDRLSVMGLVEPLKRLPELLRIRRTLRENFLADPPDVFIGIDSPDFNLGLEEALRSAGIPTVHYVSPSVWAWRQGRIKKIARAVDHMLTLLPFEADFYREHQVPVTFVGHPLADEIPLDVDVLAARQALGFSPQDEVVALLPGSRGGEVRLLGPLFLQAALWCYQRRPNLKFVLPAASPDRKVQIEQQLTQLPGIDALPVTVLDGNSQQALAAADAVLIASGTATLETMLMNKPMVVAYKMASLTYAIFSRMLHTPWVSLPNLLAQRELVPEILQNDATPEALGAALLNYFDDPLLGDRLRRAFTELHQQLRRDASEKAADAVCKLLHS, encoded by the coding sequence ATGCTGGCGGGCGAAGCTTCGGGAGATATTCTCGGTGCGGGCCTGATTGCAGCGCTCAAAAAGCGTTTTTCTGCGGTGGAAGTTCGCGGTATTGCCGGTCCACGCATGCAGGCACTGGGTGCAGAATCCATGTTCCCGATGGACCGCCTGTCCGTCATGGGGCTGGTGGAGCCGTTGAAGCGGCTGCCGGAGCTGCTGCGGATCCGCCGTACCCTGCGCGAGAATTTTCTCGCGGACCCGCCCGATGTTTTCATCGGCATTGATTCGCCAGACTTCAATCTGGGGCTGGAAGAGGCGCTGCGCTCTGCCGGTATTCCCACTGTGCATTATGTCAGCCCATCGGTATGGGCCTGGCGACAGGGGCGCATCAAAAAAATCGCCCGCGCGGTGGATCACATGCTCACCCTGTTGCCGTTCGAGGCGGATTTTTATCGCGAGCACCAGGTGCCGGTCACGTTCGTCGGCCATCCGCTAGCGGATGAGATTCCCCTGGATGTGGATGTTCTGGCAGCGAGGCAGGCGCTCGGATTCTCCCCGCAGGATGAGGTTGTGGCGCTGCTGCCGGGCAGTCGCGGCGGTGAGGTCCGGTTGTTGGGGCCGCTATTTCTACAGGCGGCACTCTGGTGTTACCAGCGCCGCCCAAACCTGAAGTTCGTATTGCCGGCGGCGAGCCCGGATCGCAAGGTGCAAATCGAGCAGCAACTGACGCAGCTGCCGGGTATCGATGCGCTTCCCGTAACCGTTCTGGATGGCAATTCCCAGCAGGCGCTGGCTGCCGCAGATGCGGTGCTGATTGCTTCCGGTACGGCTACCCTTGAAACCATGCTGATGAATAAGCCCATGGTGGTGGCCTATAAAATGGCGTCGCTCACCTATGCGATTTTCTCGCGCATGCTACACACCCCCTGGGTTTCCCTGCCGAACCTGCTGGCCCAGCGCGAACTGGTACCGGAAATTCTCCAGAATGACGCCACGCCGGAAGCACTGGGCGCGGCGCTGCTGAATTATTTTGACGATCCACTACTCGGTGATCGCCTGAGAAGAGCGTTTACTGAGCTGCACCAGCAGCTGCGCCGCGACGCGTCGGAAAAAGCCGCGGATGCCGTATGTAAATTGCTGCATAGTTAA
- the rnhB gene encoding ribonuclease HII, producing MKSSSTLPPYVCSYTGTLLAGVDEVGRGPLAGDVVAAAVILDPQNPVAGLADSKKLSEKKREALFDEIREKALSFAIARATVEEIDQINILHASMLAMKRAVEQLSLQPEFVLVDGNRKPGWHYACDTVVKGDDRVAAIAAASILAKVTRDREMVLLDQQYPGYGLAGHKGYPTKAHIEALAQLGVTPIHRKSFAPVQRQLALV from the coding sequence ATGAAATCCAGCTCTACACTGCCTCCTTACGTATGCTCGTATACCGGTACACTGCTCGCCGGCGTCGATGAAGTCGGGCGCGGGCCGCTGGCGGGTGATGTTGTGGCCGCGGCGGTGATCCTGGACCCGCAAAACCCGGTTGCGGGGCTGGCGGACTCGAAAAAACTCAGTGAAAAAAAACGCGAGGCCTTGTTTGACGAGATCCGCGAAAAAGCGCTGAGTTTTGCCATCGCCCGCGCGACGGTTGAGGAAATCGACCAGATTAATATCCTGCATGCGAGCATGTTGGCAATGAAGCGTGCGGTTGAGCAGTTGTCGCTGCAACCTGAATTTGTGTTGGTGGATGGAAATCGCAAGCCCGGCTGGCATTACGCCTGCGATACGGTGGTGAAGGGCGACGATCGGGTGGCCGCAATTGCGGCGGCGTCCATTCTTGCCAAGGTAACGCGGGACCGGGAGATGGTGCTATTGGATCAGCAGTATCCGGGGTATGGCCTTGCCGGCCATAAAGGCTACCCGACAAAGGCACACATAGAGGCGCTGGCGCAGTTGGGGGTTACGCCGATTCACCGCAAGAGTTTTGCGCCGGTGCAGCGGCAGCTGGCGCTGGTGTAA
- the lpxA gene encoding acyl-ACP--UDP-N-acetylglucosamine O-acyltransferase gives MQTRIHPTAIVDDSAKIGEGVQIGPYSVIGPGVEIGDGCDIASHVVLSGPTRLGKNNRIYQFATVGQDTPDKKYQGEPTTLVIGDDNVIREGVTIHRGTVQDRGETTIGNGNLLMAYAHIGHDSVIGNNTILVNNVALAGHVQVGDWAILSGYTLVHQHCSIGEHAFTGMGCGVGKDVPAYVMVTGNPAEAKTINAEGLRRRGFSREDIALINRAYKIVYRRGLTTDEALESLLQLRQESAAIQPWIDSLQNSTRGIVR, from the coding sequence ATGCAGACCAGGATTCACCCGACCGCCATTGTCGATGACTCGGCAAAAATTGGCGAAGGCGTGCAAATCGGCCCTTACAGCGTAATTGGACCGGGTGTGGAGATCGGCGATGGTTGTGACATCGCCTCTCACGTTGTGCTCAGCGGGCCGACCAGGCTGGGTAAAAACAACCGCATATACCAGTTTGCCACTGTGGGGCAGGATACCCCGGACAAGAAGTATCAGGGCGAGCCGACCACGCTGGTGATTGGTGATGACAATGTGATTCGCGAGGGGGTCACGATTCATCGCGGTACGGTTCAGGACCGCGGTGAGACCACGATCGGCAATGGCAATCTGCTGATGGCTTATGCCCATATCGGCCACGACAGTGTGATCGGCAATAACACCATTCTCGTCAACAACGTGGCACTTGCCGGCCATGTGCAGGTAGGGGACTGGGCAATCCTCAGTGGATACACCCTTGTCCACCAGCACTGCAGCATCGGCGAACACGCGTTTACCGGTATGGGTTGTGGTGTCGGCAAGGACGTGCCGGCCTATGTGATGGTGACTGGCAATCCCGCAGAGGCCAAGACCATCAACGCCGAAGGCCTGCGCCGTCGGGGATTCAGCCGCGAGGACATCGCGCTGATCAACCGTGCTTACAAGATTGTTTACCGCCGCGGTTTGACCACCGATGAGGCGTTGGAGTCACTGCTGCAGTTGCGCCAGGAGTCGGCGGCAATCCAGCCGTGGATCGACTCCCTGCAAAATTCGACCCGCGGCATCGTTCGTTGA
- a CDS encoding HlyC/CorC family transporter, translating to MNEMPPGLLFALIGLLIVISAFFSSSETSMMALNRYRLRHQAKSGHRGAMRAVDMLSRPDKLIGAILIGNNLVNILATSITTALFMRLYGEAGVAYATVALTFVVLIFAEVTPKTIAALHPEKIAFPASVILRPLMWLMAPFVWFVGSISNGLARLVGVEAGKESEAEHLAPEELRTVVFESGALLPTKHKGMLLNVLDLDQATVEDIMIPRNEVIGIDLDSSAEQILKQLSESSYTRLPVYRGDINQVVGILHLRRAAQILRDGPESLTAETLKSHLDETYFVPEATPLPTLLMNFQQKKRRMGLVVDEYGEVMGIVTLEDLLEEIVGDFTASSVPSDDEEIVEQEGGWYLVDGGTSIREINRTLHWELPTDGPKTFNGLIMEHLESIPEGNISLYIQNYLIEIVEVSDKMITSARIRKAGG from the coding sequence TTGAACGAGATGCCTCCCGGCCTACTGTTTGCACTGATAGGCCTGTTGATAGTTATTTCCGCTTTTTTTTCCAGCTCTGAAACCAGCATGATGGCGCTGAACCGCTACCGCCTGCGCCATCAGGCCAAAAGCGGCCACCGCGGCGCCATGCGCGCCGTGGACATGCTGTCGCGCCCGGACAAATTGATAGGCGCCATCCTGATTGGCAACAATCTGGTCAACATTCTCGCCACAAGTATCACTACAGCACTGTTCATGCGACTCTACGGCGAGGCTGGCGTCGCCTATGCCACCGTAGCCCTTACCTTTGTGGTACTCATATTTGCCGAGGTGACCCCGAAAACCATTGCCGCGCTCCACCCGGAAAAAATCGCATTCCCGGCCAGCGTGATTCTGCGCCCACTGATGTGGCTGATGGCACCTTTCGTATGGTTTGTAGGCAGTATTTCCAACGGTCTCGCACGCCTGGTAGGCGTGGAGGCCGGTAAGGAGTCCGAAGCCGAACACCTGGCACCGGAAGAACTGCGCACCGTGGTATTTGAATCCGGCGCGCTGCTACCCACCAAGCACAAGGGCATGCTGCTGAACGTGCTGGACCTGGATCAGGCCACCGTGGAAGACATCATGATTCCGCGCAACGAGGTTATCGGTATCGACCTCGACAGCTCCGCCGAGCAGATTCTGAAACAGCTGTCGGAGAGCAGTTACACCCGCCTGCCAGTCTACCGCGGTGACATCAATCAAGTGGTGGGCATCCTGCACCTGCGGCGCGCGGCACAGATACTGCGCGACGGACCGGAATCCCTCACCGCGGAAACATTGAAATCCCACCTGGACGAAACCTATTTCGTTCCCGAAGCAACCCCGCTGCCGACACTGCTGATGAACTTTCAGCAGAAGAAGCGCCGCATGGGCCTGGTGGTGGACGAGTATGGCGAAGTGATGGGAATTGTGACCCTGGAAGACCTGCTGGAAGAGATTGTCGGCGACTTTACCGCGAGCTCGGTTCCCAGTGACGACGAGGAAATCGTTGAGCAGGAGGGCGGCTGGTATCTGGTGGACGGCGGCACGTCGATTCGCGAAATCAACCGCACCCTGCACTGGGAACTCCCCACCGACGGCCCAAAAACCTTCAACGGCCTGATCATGGAGCACCTTGAGAGTATTCCAGAGGGCAATATCAGCCTGTATATCCAGAACTATCTGATCGAAATTGTGGAAGTATCCGACAAGATGATTACCAGCGCGCGGATCAGAAAGGCCGGCGGCTGA
- the ffh gene encoding signal recognition particle protein, with the protein MFDNLSDRLSSALKKVTGKARLTDDNIRDTLREVRKALLEADVALPVVKAFVQQVRTAAVGQDVSKALNPGQQFVKIVQDELVKVMGEAATPLNLAVQPPAIILMAGLQGAGKTTSVAKLAKYLQEREKKKVMVVSADVYRPAAIKQLETLAGEVGAIFYPSEPDQKPVDIARGAVAAARKQFADVLIVDTAGRLHIDEQLMDEIRELHSELKPAETLFVIDAMIGQDAVNTASAFNDALPLTGVVLTKADGDARGGAALSVRHVTGKPIKFIGVGEKTDALETFHPDRIASRILGMGDILSLIEQAEQKIDRSKAEKLVKKVQKGKGFDLEDLRDQLQQMQNMGGLGALMDKLPGMGGLAQAAQQADMGKEFRRMDAIIGSMTPEERRNPDMLSGSRKRRITAGSGTQIQDLNRLLKQHKQMSKMMKKMKGGGMGKMMRGLGGLGGLPGLGGGAGGMGGLGGLGGGLPPGFRKK; encoded by the coding sequence ATGTTCGATAACCTGAGCGACCGTCTGTCGTCGGCACTGAAAAAAGTTACGGGCAAGGCGCGCCTGACGGATGACAATATCCGCGACACACTACGGGAGGTCCGCAAGGCGCTGCTGGAAGCAGACGTGGCACTGCCGGTGGTCAAGGCCTTTGTGCAGCAGGTGCGCACTGCAGCGGTGGGGCAGGACGTCAGCAAGGCGCTGAACCCCGGACAGCAGTTCGTGAAGATTGTGCAGGACGAGCTGGTCAAGGTGATGGGGGAGGCGGCCACGCCGCTGAATCTCGCGGTACAGCCTCCGGCGATCATCCTCATGGCGGGCCTGCAGGGTGCCGGTAAAACCACCAGTGTGGCCAAGCTCGCGAAATACTTGCAGGAGCGGGAAAAGAAAAAGGTCATGGTGGTCAGTGCGGACGTCTACCGCCCGGCCGCCATCAAGCAGCTGGAGACGCTGGCCGGTGAGGTGGGTGCAATTTTCTATCCCTCCGAGCCCGACCAGAAGCCAGTGGATATCGCTCGCGGTGCGGTCGCCGCCGCTCGCAAGCAGTTTGCCGACGTGCTGATCGTGGATACCGCGGGTCGCCTGCATATCGACGAACAGTTGATGGATGAGATTCGTGAGCTTCACAGTGAGTTGAAGCCGGCGGAAACACTGTTCGTGATCGATGCCATGATCGGCCAGGATGCGGTCAATACCGCCAGTGCCTTCAATGATGCGCTGCCGCTGACCGGTGTGGTGTTGACCAAGGCGGACGGCGATGCCCGGGGCGGTGCTGCGCTCTCGGTACGCCACGTCACCGGCAAGCCGATCAAATTCATCGGTGTTGGCGAAAAAACCGACGCGCTGGAAACCTTTCACCCCGACCGTATTGCATCGCGCATTCTCGGCATGGGCGACATTCTGTCGCTGATCGAGCAGGCGGAGCAGAAAATCGACCGCAGCAAAGCGGAAAAGCTGGTCAAGAAGGTGCAGAAGGGTAAGGGCTTCGACCTGGAGGATCTGCGCGACCAGCTGCAGCAGATGCAGAATATGGGCGGCCTCGGCGCCTTGATGGACAAGCTTCCCGGAATGGGTGGTCTCGCCCAGGCGGCGCAGCAGGCGGATATGGGCAAGGAATTTCGCCGCATGGACGCCATCATTGGCTCTATGACGCCGGAGGAGCGCCGCAACCCGGATATGTTGAGCGGTTCCCGCAAGCGCCGTATCACTGCCGGTTCCGGAACGCAGATTCAGGATCTGAACCGTCTGCTCAAGCAGCACAAGCAGATGAGCAAGATGATGAAGAAGATGAAGGGCGGCGGTATGGGCAAGATGATGCGCGGCCTTGGCGGCCTTGGCGGCCTGCCCGGACTGGGTGGTGGCGCCGGCGGTATGGGTGGATTGGGTGGTCTCGGTGGCGGCCTGCCGCCGGGCTTCCGCAAGAAATAA
- a CDS encoding cytochrome C assembly family protein codes for MAALAHWTAIALYIATTGVAAASLSRQSPAYRQPLLLVLFALAIVAHGVSLAFTLLSDQGFRFDLAAMLSLITCCVALLLLLLSLRHRLNLLILAIAPLAALAEMAAVHAWGGVPPRAQISPGIAAHALLSISAYSLLTLATLQAIYLYWLNQQLHNHRPAGISRMLPPLQTMESLLFGLVAFGQLLLTASLVTGALFVDDLFAQHLVHKTILSILAWVLYSILLWGHWKKGWRGNTAVRWTLSAFAVLMLAFFGSKLALEVIFARH; via the coding sequence ATGGCGGCTCTGGCCCACTGGACGGCAATCGCACTTTACATCGCCACTACAGGTGTAGCGGCTGCATCCCTGTCTCGCCAATCCCCGGCTTACCGGCAGCCACTGCTGCTCGTGCTGTTTGCGCTTGCCATCGTCGCCCACGGAGTTTCACTCGCGTTCACCCTCCTTTCTGACCAGGGGTTCCGCTTCGATCTCGCGGCCATGTTGTCGCTGATCACCTGCTGTGTGGCGCTACTGCTGCTGCTCCTTTCGCTGCGACACCGCCTCAACCTGCTGATACTGGCCATCGCCCCGTTGGCGGCACTGGCTGAGATGGCGGCAGTACACGCCTGGGGAGGGGTACCGCCGCGGGCTCAGATTTCTCCAGGCATTGCCGCCCATGCCCTGCTGTCCATTTCCGCCTACTCACTGTTGACGCTGGCCACACTGCAGGCGATCTATCTTTACTGGCTCAACCAGCAGCTGCATAACCACCGCCCGGCGGGCATCAGCCGCATGCTGCCGCCTCTGCAGACCATGGAAAGCCTGCTGTTCGGACTGGTTGCCTTTGGCCAACTGTTGCTCACCGCTTCACTGGTGACCGGTGCATTGTTTGTCGACGATCTGTTCGCGCAGCATCTGGTACACAAAACCATCCTGTCGATCCTCGCCTGGGTTCTCTACAGCATCCTGCTGTGGGGGCACTGGAAAAAAGGCTGGCGCGGCAATACCGCGGTACGCTGGACACTTTCCGCCTTCGCGGTACTGATGCTGGCATTTTTTGGCAGTAAACTCGCACTGGAAGTCATCTTTGCCCGACACTGA
- the rimM gene encoding ribosome maturation factor RimM (Essential for efficient processing of 16S rRNA) encodes MAERSLVNENLVTVGRITAVYGVRGWVKVHSYTEPMENILDFSGWWLQAPGAGGQESWQPLEIDAGKRHGKGLVVHIKGVDDRDIAATFCQRDIAVAGSEMPQLEDGEYYWHQLQGLQVISQFEGREYRFGEVVRLMETGANDVMVVRGGEDGRERLIPYLPGEFITKVDLETGVIFVDWDPEF; translated from the coding sequence GTGGCTGAGCGTTCGCTAGTAAACGAAAATTTGGTCACTGTCGGGCGTATCACTGCGGTTTACGGTGTCCGCGGTTGGGTGAAGGTACATTCCTACACCGAGCCGATGGAGAATATCCTGGATTTTTCCGGCTGGTGGCTGCAGGCCCCCGGCGCAGGAGGCCAGGAAAGCTGGCAGCCTCTTGAGATCGATGCGGGTAAGCGCCACGGCAAAGGCCTGGTCGTGCATATCAAGGGGGTGGATGACCGCGATATCGCGGCCACTTTCTGTCAGCGGGATATCGCGGTTGCCGGCAGTGAAATGCCACAACTGGAAGACGGTGAGTATTACTGGCATCAGCTGCAGGGGCTGCAGGTGATCAGTCAGTTTGAAGGTCGCGAATACCGCTTCGGCGAAGTGGTGCGGCTGATGGAAACCGGTGCCAACGATGTCATGGTGGTGCGAGGTGGTGAGGATGGGCGCGAGCGCCTGATTCCGTATCTGCCCGGTGAATTCATCACCAAGGTTGATCTTGAAACCGGTGTGATTTTCGTCGATTGGGACCCTGAGTTTTGA
- the trmD gene encoding tRNA (guanosine(37)-N1)-methyltransferase TrmD, with amino-acid sequence MAAKRIALVSIFPEMFAALTDYGISGRAVKDGLLEVRCWNPRDFTCDRHRTVDDRPYGGGPGMVMLAEPLSQALREARSWAEEAGATRSIYLSPQGRQLDQSGVEHLSQSGNLVLLAGRYEGVDERIVESLIDEEWSIGDYVLSGGELAAMVMVDAITRLIPGALGHDQSAVEDSFAQGLLDCPHYTRPEDYQGSRVPEVLLSGNHEKIRRWRLKQALGRTQQRRPDLLEKLALTPEQTQLLDEFLQESSTGTEN; translated from the coding sequence ATGGCAGCCAAGCGTATCGCGCTGGTGAGCATCTTTCCGGAGATGTTTGCGGCACTGACCGATTACGGTATCAGTGGTCGGGCGGTAAAAGACGGGCTGCTGGAAGTGCGCTGCTGGAACCCGCGGGATTTTACCTGCGACAGGCACCGCACCGTCGACGATCGCCCCTATGGTGGCGGCCCGGGTATGGTGATGCTGGCGGAACCTCTGTCGCAGGCGCTCCGTGAGGCGCGCAGCTGGGCAGAAGAGGCCGGCGCTACGCGTTCGATTTACCTGTCCCCGCAGGGGCGGCAGCTGGACCAGAGCGGCGTGGAGCACCTTTCGCAAAGTGGCAATCTGGTATTGCTGGCCGGTCGCTACGAGGGGGTCGACGAGCGCATCGTTGAGTCCCTGATCGACGAGGAGTGGTCGATCGGTGACTATGTGCTCAGTGGTGGTGAGCTGGCGGCGATGGTGATGGTTGATGCCATTACTCGTCTGATTCCCGGGGCTCTTGGGCACGACCAGTCCGCGGTGGAGGATTCCTTCGCTCAGGGGCTGCTGGACTGTCCACATTACACCCGTCCTGAAGACTATCAGGGCAGCCGGGTGCCGGAAGTTTTGCTTTCCGGCAACCATGAAAAAATACGCCGCTGGCGCCTCAAGCAGGCCTTGGGGCGCACGCAACAGCGCCGGCCGGACCTGCTGGAAAAGCTGGCGCTGACCCCGGAGCAGACGCAACTGCTGGATGAGTTCCTGCAGGAGTCGTCGACCGGGACCGAGAATTAA
- the rpsP gene encoding 30S ribosomal protein S16, producing the protein MVTIRLARGGAKKRPFYHLTVTDSRKSRDGRFIERVGFFNPVARGQEERLRVDRERVEFWVGQGAQLSDRVSKLLKDAA; encoded by the coding sequence ATGGTAACCATTCGTTTGGCTCGTGGCGGTGCGAAGAAGCGCCCTTTTTATCACCTGACTGTGACTGACAGCCGCAAATCCCGCGACGGTCGTTTCATTGAGCGTGTTGGCTTCTTCAACCCGGTTGCCCGTGGTCAGGAAGAGCGTCTGCGCGTTGATCGCGAGCGCGTTGAATTTTGGGTAGGCCAGGGCGCTCAGCTGTCTGACCGCGTCAGCAAGCTGCTGAAAGACGCTGCCTGA
- the rplS gene encoding 50S ribosomal protein L19: protein MTNKIIQQLEQEQLRAELPEFAPGDTVVVQVKVKEGNRERLQAFEGVVIGKRNRGLNSSFTVRKISHGVGVERTFQTHSPLVESIAVKRRGDVRQAKLYYLRSLTGKAARIKEKLN, encoded by the coding sequence ATGACTAACAAAATCATCCAGCAGCTGGAACAAGAACAGCTGAGAGCCGAGCTGCCTGAGTTCGCCCCGGGCGACACCGTAGTGGTACAGGTAAAGGTTAAAGAAGGTAACCGCGAGCGTCTGCAGGCGTTTGAAGGTGTGGTAATCGGCAAGCGTAACCGCGGCCTGAACTCTTCCTTCACCGTGCGCAAAATCTCTCACGGTGTTGGCGTTGAGCGTACCTTCCAGACTCACAGCCCGCTGGTAGAGAGCATTGCCGTGAAGCGTCGTGGTGACGTTCGCCAGGCCAAGCTGTACTACCTGCGCAGCCTGACTGGTAAAGCAGCTCGCATCAAAGAGAAGCTCAACTAA
- the fabZ gene encoding 3-hydroxyacyl-ACP dehydratase FabZ: MMDVQEIRQYLPHRYPFLLVDRVVELEKGKSIKGYKNISINEEVFNGHFPEMPIFPGVMIVEALAQVSGILGFKTLGQKPEDGYLYLFAGIDNVRFKRQVVPGDRLQLESEVISERRGIWKFAGKASVDGELAASADILCAVKKI, encoded by the coding sequence ATGATGGACGTACAGGAAATTCGTCAATATCTTCCGCACCGCTATCCTTTTCTTCTGGTGGACCGCGTTGTCGAGCTGGAAAAGGGTAAGTCGATCAAAGGCTATAAGAACATCTCTATCAATGAGGAGGTGTTCAATGGCCACTTTCCGGAAATGCCGATTTTTCCCGGCGTGATGATCGTGGAGGCGCTGGCCCAGGTGTCCGGTATTCTCGGCTTTAAAACCCTCGGGCAGAAGCCCGAAGATGGTTACCTGTACCTGTTTGCAGGCATCGACAATGTGCGTTTCAAGCGCCAGGTCGTCCCGGGTGATCGCCTGCAGCTGGAGTCTGAAGTGATTTCCGAGCGTCGAGGCATCTGGAAGTTTGCCGGAAAGGCCAGCGTTGACGGTGAGCTCGCAGCCTCCGCGGATATTCTGTGTGCGGTAAAGAAAATCTGA